In Plectropomus leopardus isolate mb chromosome 17, YSFRI_Pleo_2.0, whole genome shotgun sequence, the DNA window TATCTTTGCATCACATTATGATgacacagtgaagttgacctttgacatttaaaatatcatcacttcatCCATCCTTTTATTCTAGTACATGTTTGTGGGAAATTTGTCAGAATTAGTGCATGGATTCTTGAGTTTCagacagaaacatgttttgtgaggtcaccgtgacctttgaccaccaaattctgatcagttcattgttgagtccaagtggatgtttgtgccaaatctgaaggtATCCCCCCAAGGTTTTTTTTGAAATACTGCAATCACAAGAACGAGACAAATGCAAGATCACAGGGACCACaaactttgacctatgaccatcaCAATTTAGTAAGTTAATTCTTGGGCCCAGGTAGGggtttgtgccacatttaaagaaattcccccaAGGTGTTCTTAGGATATTGCTTTCACGAAAATGacatgaatgcaaggtcacagtgaccttcaccaatgaccatcaaattctaatcagtttttctttgatttaaagtGAACattagtgccaaatttgaagaaattccctcaaggtggttttgaaatattgcatttacaagaatgagacaaatgcaaagtCACAGGGACCATGATGTTttacctatgaccaccaaaatttaatttgtccattctgggggTTCTGGTAGATGTTTGTGCCCAACCTGAAgatattccctcaaggtgttatCAGAAAAATACTTCCACGAGAATAATATGGATGCCAAGTCATAGTGACCTTAACTGTTGACCatcaaattctgatcagtttatCTGCGAttcaaagtgaacatttgtgccaaatttgaagaaattacttCAGGATGTTTTGGAAATAGTGCATCCACAAAAATTAGACAAATGCATGGTTACAGGGACAATGACCTTTGACTTATGGCCATCAAAATTTAATTAggattttctccatttttggattctttgttcaaggcagatgcacaaacacagtgatTTCTTCACAAACTGGAAGTAACACGGGATgagtaactgataaacaaatcTTCATTAGGAGGGTGaataattattaaatgtatgtaatgtaaatgtagctggtaaaggtggagctAACTACCATATATAGTTATATACCATATACCGCTGGATAGATTgatctataataataatttatcataAATTATTAGTTGATTTATTCTTTGTATTCATAATATTAATCTccaaagtaactaaagctgtcaaataaatgtagcgGAGTACAAAGATGTGGTGGAGTAGAAGTATGGAGATGCTTAAAATGGACATAGTTGAGTAAAGTACAAGTGCCTCAAATCTGAACTTAAGtagagtacttgagtaaaagtactttttcAGAGCAAACTGAGTTACAGGAGCTGGTGGAGCAGACGCTGGACAGGAAGTGAAGTCAGGACCGGCTCTCTATCATGTCAATAAGATTAAACTTAATGTAACAATATATAGTTTAACAATAATCTGTATAATCTGTGGAGgagtttttcttcttcacaGTGGGCTGATAAAATACCGCTGGCCCAACTTTAGTTTGGTTCATGTTTCCATAAAGCATGACGACACAGGCGTTAACAAAGTCTCAGCTGGACTTTGAATCCGTCCACACTGTCAGTCAGAGATGGGAGTCCGGGAGCTGGTCGAGGAAGCACGGTGGAGGTTAAGTGCTGGTGTTCGGGCTGAGTGTCTGACCTTCAGTCCTCTGACTGTGTCCATCATGTAGTTCAGAGCTGAGGGGTACAAGTATCCAACCTCCTTTCTCccctttgtctttttctctgtttcacttCCTGAGGTTAAGGGATTTTCTTTTGGGGTGTTTACGAAAAGTCTTCAGTCCAGCATGGCGTCCAGCTGGTCAGCCAGGTCGTCAAACATGTTGCCGATGTCATCCAGAATCGTCCCTGCAGACTTCACTGTGTTTGATCCGCTGgtgagcaagaaaaaaaaataataatatagcaATACTGACACCCCACTACTGCCCCTGAGAGCAGTGACACTCACATCTGGACCCTGATAGGTGCCCTCCACaacctaattaaaaaaataataataataaaaaaagtgattcacaatgggaattgtttttgtatgtaaacTGCCTTAAAaccttagaaacatcctaaaatcctggaaatatcctaaaaccccagaaatttcctaaactcctcgaaatgtccttaaatcctagaaatgacttaaaattctagaaatgccctgaaCTCTTATGAAAGCTTGTAAATTTTTAGGAAAGATCCttaaatccaggaaatgtccttaaaatccttgaaatgttctaaaatccttgaaatgttctaaaatcctagatatctCTCGAAATCccacaaacgtcctaaaaaccaagaaatatcgtaaaatcctagaaaaatcctaaaatttgCAATTTCTTCAAACCCTGGAGATGTCCTTAATTTCTAGAAACACCCTGAACTCCTAGAAAACTCCAAAAAATTGaggaatatcctaaaatcctagaaacatgtatggggctctgcgaccggcccctggcctcctgacattttacaaaagtggcccccaagcaaagcgaGTTGAGTGTCCCTGTCCTTGAGGACGCTGAGTTCACAGCACCTAACATTTTGACATCATGAAATAACTTCATCTTCGTCCTACCTGTCTGAGTCGTCCTCCAGTTTTCTCTCGACGGCCTTCAGAGCTGCTGCCAGGGACGTGCTGGTCTGATCCAGTCTCTGCTGAACCACCTCAGTCCCGCAGGACGACTCAGGGATGAGACCAGGacccaccacacacacctgAGGCCTCGCTGATGTCAGAGAGGGACTCTGAGGGGCCAGAGCTGGAGCTGGGGGCCCGTGAGAGGGAGAGGACGGAGAGGTGAAGGCCACACTCTGAACCACACTGACCGTCACAGACGGAGACGGGagtccagctgctgcagagacaaagagagggataaatacaaacacatccCTAATCAAACCCAAATCAGGacctcaagtcccaagtcaaatCCATCAAGTTCAATGTCAAATCCTGTAAGACCCTAAGACAAGAGCAACAAGTTGAAAGTCCTAAATCAAATCCAATAAATCCCAGTCCCATATCAAGACCAGGTCTAAAGTGACAAGTCCCAAGTAGAGCAACAACTTCCAAGTCAATCCAATGAGTCCCCACGTCAGCAGCAACGAGTTCCAAGTCAGGAGCAGCAAGTTCCCATTCAAGAACAAGTCCACATTCAAAGACAACAAGTCCCAACTAGAATCTAGCATATCATatgtcaagtcccaagtcaagagcAACAAGCTCATTTCCAGAGCAGAGGGAGCCAATTCAAGACCAGCAAATTCCAATCCAAAAAATCCAAAGTCAAGTCCCACAGGTCACAAGTAAAGTCTCTAGTCAAGAGCAGCAAGTTCCAAGTCAAATCTAACAAGTCCAAAGTCAAGTCCCAAGGCAAGAACAACAAGTTGTGGGTCAGAACCAAAGTTGACACAATTAAATGGACATTTCTGAAATCAGACCGTCTTCAGATATGGGAAGGGATCCGACTGTTGGTTTGTGATAATATTAATGAACTGGTCATAGGCAAAAAGgtaaaagattttttaagatTGCCTGTTTCATGCTGTAGTTTGTCTTTTGTTCAGGTGAGCTGGTGGTTCAGTCATTACCAGTCTAATCTACCTTTCTGAAGATAGATACTTTccttgctgctgctgaggagacaCTCTAGCATTTAATACTTTTCTCCCCCAGTTTCTGTAggtaattgcattttttactgttttttttttcttcttaaatacacacaaagacactgagacactgTGAGTATCGTACCTTGTGATGCCAGCAGACTGTGGCGTAGAGGTTTTGGGGCGACCGCAGGTTTTGGGGAGAGTGGAGGTTTGATGGGGGATCCTGTTGCTGGACTGGCTGGCCTATCCAGACTGACCTCACTAATCCTCAGACTGACCTCATCCTGGCACTGCGATGGAGGCCTGCTACTGCTGGACTCCGAACCGGCTTCCACTGCTCCCTCTCTGCCGGGGgagcctcctctctgctccttgTCTTTGGGTTTGTGTCGGCGCTTCACCGTGTCCGACTCCTTCAGGTTAAACTCGGGCACATCCAGGCTCTTGGCTGCTTGTTTCTCTGGAGGCTCCAGCACCGCCTCAGCCCTTGGCGGCCCCGGAGCTTTGGGTCTCTGTTTGATAGTCAAGTTGCCCTCCTCGGCGAAGGGGATGCACTCACTGGAGCTGTTCTGAGGGGACGAGGAGCTGTCTAGTCCACGACCTCTTGATTCTTCTTCCTCAGAATCTGATTTCACCCCTCGATCCACCTCGGTGCAGCTGCTGGTCTGACTGGGAATACACTCGCTCTGcaccctcctcctcaccccacCAGCCTCTCTGGGCTCCTGCCCTGCAGAgctgagggaggagggaggcggCTCCTGCTGAGCAAGGTCTGGTTTAGGTCCTGGAGGGTTCTTCCCCTCTGTCCTTCCTTCCAGAGAGGCTGCAATGCTCCTTACGCTCACTGGACTGTCTGTCACCGCCCCGCCAGCAGATGATGTCGTGCTGCTGTCGCTCAGCTCCCCGCTGGTGGTGCTACTCACTGAGCTCAGTCTCtttggaggtggaggagggggacCTTTTTTCCGGGCGCGCACCGCGAAGGATTGACTGCGTCCCACGTTGCCGTTTTTATCTGGACTCGCCTGCAATCGAGCCAGCTGGCTGCGACCGGGTTTGCGTGTCAAGGTGGCATAGGACGACAGGTTTCCGGAGCGAAACGCCGGCTCATCGTCGTCCTCATCAGGCTCTCCATCTGACAGAGCGTGGCGGGTTTGGGTGCGCTTTTTGGGCGGCGTTAGAGTCATGCTGTGGTTCTCAGGCCTGGGTGATGAACTCAAGTCTGTGGAGCCACAATGAGAATGCAGATAGCTGAAACCCTTCAGTGCTGGGGAGCCATGAGGGGAGGGACCACGAGATCCAGACAGTTTGGGCTTTGCTGGGATTGCCGGGTACTTAAACACGGTTGCCGTGCCCAGGGGGACCTGTTTAGGCagcggctgctgctgcagaggcctcTGATCCCAGCCCTCGGGGAGGTTCCTCTCCTTAGCGGGGCTGCCTTCCAGGCTCTCCTGGGACCAGCTGTGGGGGTTGATGGAGGCCGTAGGAGGCTCTTGGGAGCGCCCAGAGCCTCTGGACCGGGTGTCAATGCTCTCCTGGCTCTGAGACATTCCCACTGCGTTCTTGATGGCCAAGCCTTCCTCACAGCCGCCATAGTGGCTGGACATGGCCGTCTGCAGCTCGGCGCTCAGCTCGCTGTCCTGGAAGGTCAGCATCTTTGGGGTATGAGGAGAAGAGCATTCACCTGACGAGTCAGGCGGCTCGATGGTGACCAGGTGGAGTGCTCCGGGGGCTTTGCGACGCAGCGTGCCTTGGCCTGACTCAGCCTGAAGGATTGCCCTCTGAATGTCACTCAGCTTCTTCACTGCCAGCATCAGCTTCTTCTGGTGGCCTGGAGGGAAAATTCAACCATATCAAATTAAAACTGGAATTATTGCCTTGAATTACTTGCCTGCCTATGCCTCCATCGActagtcaagttgcagttacagtttccatccatgtctgtgagaACTTatgttcttgagttatgacattaagtaatgtccagaaaagttcATCATTCTTCATTATTACACCCTGTCCATTTTGTCAACTAGAACTAGAGTatgaatttttgagttatggcggaaaacatgttttgtgtggtcacagtgaccttgtccTTTGACTACAAagttttatcagtttattcttgagtccaagtgaacatatagccaaatttaaagaaactccCTGAAGGTGTTCTTGTGATATCACTTTGTGAGAACTAGATAGGCATAAAgatacagtgaccttgatcttggaccaccaaaatctaatgagttcattgttgagtccaagtggatgtatgtgccaaatttcaggagattccctcaaggccttcttgagatctGCATTCATGAGAAAAATGCAAGGTCAGtgagaccttgaccttttaacATCTAATTCCAATGAGTTCACTGCTATGTCCAGTTGAACGTTTGCaccaaattttacaaaattcctcaagaatgagacagacaaggccacagtgacccTGACTTTTGACCACTgaagtctaatcagttcattgttgagtccaagtggatgtttgtgccaaatttgaagaaattccctcaaggacTTCTTGAGATATGGGACATATGGACGTTTGGACAAATGGATGTATGGACGTACGGATGTATGGATGGATATCCAGCCATGGCTACTGACAGCTTGGGGGCATAAAACCACTGGTCCTAACAGTCATACTGAGCACatgccagaataaaatgtatcCTCACCCAGCTTGGTGATGCCGATCTCCTGCAAATCTTCCCACGTGAGGTCTTTGACAATACTGATGGAGTCATAGCCGTTTTCAGAGAGTTTTTTGTGGTACTGTGGGAGGCCAATGGCACTGAGCCACTCACCCAGATCAGACTGTTAGGAGGAACACATATCTCAGATCATTCAGTATCACAGTGTTTAGAGGTTAGTACATCATAAACTGTTGGGAGCCTTACGGGGATGTACTCAGGCAGCCACTCGGGGATGTTCAAGTTGTTGATCTCGATGGAGATTTTCTTGCGGTGGCCTGGTTTGGTCACTCCGATGGCAGTGAGATCCTGCAAACACAATGGCAGACATCTGATTAATGCTGCACAAAGGTCCGACTGTATGTGAATACACCAGTTTGTGTCTTTATCCACCTCAGGAGTCATCCTGCTGATGGTTGGAACGTCATAGCCAGCGTTGATAAAGTTCCCAGTATACTGCTGAAGCTGGAACTCACTCAGCCACTGATAGATGGCTTCTGCAtcctacaacacacacaaagtaaacTAAGGAAAGTTAACAAAGGAAACTATACATATGAAGTTTTGCAACCAAGTTGTGAAAGACGTATTCACTCTTAGGCCCCGCTTTAAAATTACATACACTCGTATggctctgcacaaaaaatatgctTTACTAGATGAagcttgaaaaaatattataaattaataccattttctgctttgaaatgattttttaaccatcatcagtcctaattatatGTATCAAATACTCATTAATTTGCAGAATTGTGAACCTTTAAAAGCCAGgttttaagaattatttttaatatattacattttaagtagattataagttgttttttttttaatatcaggtcctgggatatgtcaatgatttgcaacAACATTAatttttctacattattttttgtgtcaaatactcacactcataccacactgcacacaaaatgcccCTTTTAAAATcaggttataataataattatacattaatatgattacATACTTTCATTCAGTTTactttttaaccaacatcagtcctaatcataaatatcaaatattcattcattttcagaattttaaccctttaaatgccaggtgtttgtcatgatgccactacgTTTTTACATGTAACCCCccctacaaaaaaatgaattattttcaatatactaaatacaaagtagattttttttgggtatcacagcctgggatatgtcaatgattagcagcaacattgactgtcGATTTCAAAGTCAATGTCAATTTTTGTtcatatagcacatttaaaaaaaacatagttgacagtgcacctagtggaaatagcatgtatttgtaatgtattttcttaaaaaatgaaggaTAAAAGGCacataaaatgtgccaaacagtccctatgggtaaataaaaaaatcaataacacaaAAGACTTTATAGTTTAATAAAGTTTCTGTACCTTtccctccagcagctgctgaggaCGAACAAACTGCTGGGAGAAGCTCTGCTCTGCAGGTCTCTGCACCGTCACCGTCTGCCTCCGAGGAGTCCCACCTGCTGTGACATCATACCAGACTTCAGCACATGAACGTCAAAGCAATCAATATTTCCCATAAAGGTGGAGCACTTTTTCTTCACAAACACCCTccataaaatgaattaaaattcaaattacaaTAGATGAGACATAACTAAAATCATTAAtatctacaaaacaaaaatcttgtACATTTTAAGTGATTCTACAAGCCATTTGACCATAATTTAAAACTGTTATGTTAAGAACATTCTCATGCATTAAGAAATGAGTCATGTTTAAATTAAGATGATATGGTAAACCTCAGAAGAGTTGAAAGGTACACAaaggtattttttattgtgtgtgaaCCACATTTTCCTGCTTCCCATCTGACAGTTTGTGTAATGGATatcattaatacattttaaaaaagcattttttaagataaaaaaaatgtattacaaaacatattttgacatctaTGTGCAGTATCAGCAataataaatcaacaaaatgacACTGTATCATTATTGAATTTAAGACTACAATAAACACTGGGGTATATACAGGACTTATCTTGGTGTTTGGAAGGCCACACGATGACACCCTGTAACAAAAGTACCTGATGTAAGGGATCATTAAAGAGGAAAGTACCTGCAGGAAGATCGGGCTGTTTGCTACAGTCTAAGTGTCCAGAATCAACAGCAGAGGGCGCcggctgcacacaaacacacagagggcaAACCATGTCAACCAGCACAATTTAGCAGAAGAGCAGAGATATTAATATtcttaacaaaaatgttaaaggtttgcaaaggaaaaataagaggtgtgagcatttttaactattttatagTGTCTTATCGTTGAGtgttgtaagtgtgtgtatccttgatatttgtctttttttttttttttactgtaactgtatttTGTAATTCTATGTaatcttgatgtaaatatttacttatttgtcTTCTTATTAACCACATTTGTTATTGTATGCACACTAGTGTATGTAACCttgacatctttttttccttttcctaaCAGGACAGGAAACTAGTAATAGCTATAAAATCTATAcgtgaaacatcagttactgcagcttgtttgtaacaggctgAAGTTGTACTATGTTAAATGCATTTCCCCTATCAAATAacctacataaataaaaaataataaaataaagtaaaaactaaaaagtaaaaaattaaaaaattaaaaacaaaaaataaaaattaataaacaaataaagaaagaaatctgcAGCCCGGGAAAATAAGCTTTCTTATtcaagcaggtttttttttttaatgtaacctttttttttttatccaagacatctgaaaatgaaTCAGAACGGAAAAATTACAACTTCAGTTGTCTAAAACTAAAATCCCTGAACATGAAAGTATAAGTCgcatgtataaataaaatgtatgaggTCAAACTGGAGTTGGAGGACACAGTCTGGGCCAGATCTGAACGTTCAAACCAAAGACTCTGTCAGCCTGATGGATCAGCAAAGACATCAGTCTTACTGTACTTGTGTACCTTGTTGGCGTTGTCATGGTGACCACCATTGTGTTGGAGCCCGTTGGGTGCGTTGTTGCTCTCGGTGCTCTGTCCACTGCCAGCGCTTCGGGTGCTGCCAACACTGCCAGTACTCCCGACACTGTTCCTGTCTCCAGCTgtagtgcaaaataaaaaacaaaaataaagtcatgatgtccaggagagaggagaaaggaggaggagaaggaggagggggggttcACATCAGCAGAGAGGGTCGGGGTCAGGCTGTGGAAAGCAGCAGATGCTCTTCGTCTGGGCCAAACAGCCTGCAGGGGGTCAAAGGAGCTAGGGAGGTGATGACAGGGGTGATGGGCAGGATGCAGGTTTCTGGTCTAAAAGCTGTGCTGTGGCAGAGCGGGGGAGCACAGCTGCAGGCATGAGTCCATTAACGACAGTCAGCAGCATCAGGCTTCAGGGACACGATCAGACTAAATACACAGATTCCATGTTGCACCATCACAGTCTCATATGAACGCAGGAATACAACTGAGGTTTACAGGTGCAAAAGCTTTCAGGTTTCGCATc includes these proteins:
- the LOC121956336 gene encoding caskin-2-like isoform X6, which encodes MGKEQDLLQAVKSGDLLSTQKLLSKLKANRNKLLGSTKRLNVNYQDSDGFSALHHAALTGTTELLSALLEAQATVDVKDSNGMRPLHYAAWQGKAESVLTLLRSGASVNGVSLDGHIPLHLAAQYGHYEVSEMLLQHQSNPCLVNKAKKTPLDLACEFGRVQVAQLLLSSNMVVALLEGERKEPTDSAFTTPLHLAARNGHKDIIRLLLKAGIDINKTTKSGTALHEASLYGKTEVVRLLLDAGVDVNIRNTYNQTALDIVNQFTTSHASRDIKQLLRDATGVLQVRALKDYWNLHDPTALNIRAGDVIMVLEQHMDGRWKGHIHDTQRGTDRVGFFPPSIVEVISRRNAGDRNSVGSTGSVGSTRSAGSGQSTESNNAPNGLQHNGGHHDNANKPAPSAVDSGHLDCSKQPDLPAAGGTPRRQTVTVQRPAEQSFSQQFVRPQQLLEGKDAEAIYQWLSEFQLQQYTGNFINAGYDVPTISRMTPEDLTAIGVTKPGHRKKISIEINNLNIPEWLPEYIPSDLGEWLSAIGLPQYHKKLSENGYDSISIVKDLTWEDLQEIGITKLGHQKKLMLAVKKLSDIQRAILQAESGQGTLRRKAPGALHLVTIEPPDSSGECSSPHTPKMLTFQDSELSAELQTAMSSHYGGCEEGLAIKNAVGMSQSQESIDTRSRGSGRSQEPPTASINPHSWSQESLEGSPAKERNLPEGWDQRPLQQQPLPKQVPLGTATVFKYPAIPAKPKLSGSRGPSPHGSPALKGFSYLHSHCGSTDLSSSPRPENHSMTLTPPKKRTQTRHALSDGEPDEDDDEPAFRSGNLSSYATLTRKPGRSQLARLQASPDKNGNVGRSQSFAVRARKKGPPPPPPKRLSSVSSTTSGELSDSSTTSSAGGAVTDSPVSVRSIAASLEGRTEGKNPPGPKPDLAQQEPPPSSLSSAGQEPREAGGVRRRVQSECIPSQTSSCTEVDRGVKSDSEEEESRGRGLDSSSSPQNSSSECIPFAEEGNLTIKQRPKAPGPPRAEAVLEPPEKQAAKSLDVPEFNLKESDTVKRRHKPKDKEQRGGSPGREGAVEAGSESSSSRPPSQCQDEVSLRISEVSLDRPASPATGSPIKPPLSPKPAVAPKPLRHSLLASQAAGLPSPSVTVSVVQSVAFTSPSSPSHGPPAPALAPQSPSLTSARPQVCVVGPGLIPESSCGTEVVQQRLDQTSTSLAAALKAVERKLEDDSDSGSNTVKSAGTILDDIGNMFDDLADQLDAMLD
- the LOC121956336 gene encoding caskin-2-like isoform X1 produces the protein MGKEQDLLQAVKSGDLLSTQKLLSKLKANRNKLLGSTKRLNVNYQDSDGFSALHHAALTGTTELLSALLEAQATVDVKDSNGMRPLHYAAWQGKAESVLTLLRSGASVNGVSLDGHIPLHLAAQYGHYEVSEMLLQHQSNPCLVNKAKKTPLDLACEFGRVQVAQLLLSSNMVVALLEGERKEPTDSAFTTPLHLAARNGHKDIIRLLLKAGIDINKTTKSGTALHEASLYGKTEVVRLLLDAGVDVNIRNTYNQTALDIVNQFTTSHASRDIKQLLRDATGVLQVRALKDYWNLHDPTALNIRAGDVIMVLEQHMDGRWKGHIHDTQRGTDRVGFFPPSIVEVISRRNGGTLSRHASLPTQRQQQLSRAPLSSSLSSAPQTDDSYTLYAPPTHVVLPLANGLTTNTGVSPSRLSQSGCPFEDIWVLRDSCHAGDRNSVGSTGSVGSTRSAGSGQSTESNNAPNGLQHNGGHHDNANKPAPSAVDSGHLDCSKQPDLPAAGGTPRRQTVTVQRPAEQSFSQQFVRPQQLLEGKDAEAIYQWLSEFQLQQYTGNFINAGYDVPTISRMTPEDLTAIGVTKPGHRKKISIEINNLNIPEWLPEYIPSDLGEWLSAIGLPQYHKKLSENGYDSISIVKDLTWEDLQEIGITKLGHQKKLMLAVKKLSDIQRAILQAESGQGTLRRKAPGALHLVTIEPPDSSGECSSPHTPKMLTFQDSELSAELQTAMSSHYGGCEEGLAIKNAVGMSQSQESIDTRSRGSGRSQEPPTASINPHSWSQESLEGSPAKERNLPEGWDQRPLQQQPLPKQVPLGTATVFKYPAIPAKPKLSGSRGPSPHGSPALKGFSYLHSHCGSTDLSSSPRPENHSMTLTPPKKRTQTRHALSDGEPDEDDDEPAFRSGNLSSYATLTRKPGRSQLARLQASPDKNGNVGRSQSFAVRARKKGPPPPPPKRLSSVSSTTSGELSDSSTTSSAGGAVTDSPVSVRSIAASLEGRTEGKNPPGPKPDLAQQEPPPSSLSSAGQEPREAGGVRRRVQSECIPSQTSSCTEVDRGVKSDSEEEESRGRGLDSSSSPQNSSSECIPFAEEGNLTIKQRPKAPGPPRAEAVLEPPEKQAAKSLDVPEFNLKESDTVKRRHKPKDKEQRGGSPGREGAVEAGSESSSSRPPSQCQDEVSLRISEVSLDRPASPATGSPIKPPLSPKPAVAPKPLRHSLLASQAAGLPSPSVTVSVVQSVAFTSPSSPSHGPPAPALAPQSPSLTSARPQVCVVGPGLIPESSCGTEVVQQRLDQTSTSLAAALKAVERKLEDDSDSGSNTVKSAGTILDDIGNMFDDLADQLDAMLD
- the LOC121956336 gene encoding caskin-2-like isoform X3, whose amino-acid sequence is MGKEQDLLQAVKSGDLLSTQKLLSKLKANRNKLLGSTKRLNVNYQDSDGFSALHHAALTGTTELLSALLEAQATVDVKDSNGMRPLHYAAWQGKAESVLTLLRSGASVNGVSLDGHIPLHLAAQYGHYEVSEMLLQHQSNPCLVNKAKKTPLDLACEFGRVQVAQLLLSSNMVVALLEGERKEPTDSAFTTPLHLAARNGHKDIIRLLLKAGIDINKTTKSGTALHEASLYGKTEVVRLLLDAGVDVNIRNTYNQTALDIVNQFTTSHASRDIKQLLRDATGVLQVRALKDYWNLHDPTALNIRAGDVIMVLEQHMDGRWKGHIHDTQRGTDRVGFFPPSIVEVISRRNGGTLSRHASLPTQRQQQLSRAPLSSSLSSAPQTDDSYTLYAPPTHVVLPLANGLTTNTGVSPSRLSQSGCPFEDIWVLRDSCHAGDRNSVGSTGSVGSTRSAGSGQSTESNNAPNGLQHNGGHHDNANKPAPSAVDSGHLDCSKQPDLPAAGGTPRRQTVTVQRPAEQSFSQQFVRPQQLLEGKDAEAIYQWLSEFQLQQYTGNFINAGYDVPTISRMTPEDLTAIGVTKPGHRKKISIEINNLNIPEWLPEYIPSDLGEWLSAIGLPQYHKKLSENGYDSISIVKDLTWEDLQEIGITKLGHQKKLMLAVKKLSDIQRAILQAESGQGTLRRKAPGALHLVTIEPPDSSGECSSPHTPKMLTFQDSELSAELQTAMSSHYGGCEEGLAIKNAVGMSQSQESIDTRSRGSGRSQEPPTASINPHSWSQESLEGSPAKERNLPEGWDQRPLQQQPLPKQVPLGTATVFKYPAIPAKPKLSGSRGPSPHGSPALKGFSYLHSHCGSTDLSSSPRPENHSMTLTPPKKRTQTRHALSDGEPDEDDDEPAFRSGNLSSYATLTRKPGRSQLARLQASPDKNGNVGRSQSFAVRARKKGPPPPPPKRLSSVSSTTSGELSDSSTTSSAGGAVTDSPVSVRSIAASLEGRTEGKNPPGPKPDLAQQEPPPSSLSSAGQEPREAGGVRRRVQSECIPSQTSSCTEVDRGVKSDSEEEESRGRGLDSSSSPQNSSSECIPFAEEGNLTIKQRPKAPGPPRAEAVLEPPEKQAAKSLDVPEFNLKESDTVKRRHKPKDKEQRGGSPGREGAVEAGSESSSSRPPSQCQDEVSLRISEVSLDRPASPATGSPIKPPLSPKPAVAPKPLRHSLLASQAGLPSPSVTVSVVQSVAFTSPSSPSHGPPAPALAPQSPSLTSARPQVCVVGPGLIPESSCGTEVVQQRLDQTSTSLAAALKAVERKLEDDSDSGSNTVKSAGTILDDIGNMFDDLADQLDAMLD
- the LOC121956336 gene encoding caskin-2-like isoform X5; translation: MGKEQDLLQAVKSGDLLSTQKLLSKLKANRNKLLGSTKRLNVNYQDSDGFSALHHAALTGTTELLSALLEAQATVDVKDSNGMRPLHYAAWQGKAESVLTLLRSGASVNGVSLDGHIPLHLAAQYGHYEVSEMLLQHQSNPCLVNKAKKTPLDLACEFGRVQVAQLLLSSNMVVALLEGERKEPTDSAFTTPLHLAARNGHKDIIRLLLKAGIDINKTTKSGTALHEASLYGKTEVVRLLLDAGVDVNIRNTYNQTALDIVNQFTTSHASRDIKQLLRDATGVLQVRALKDYWNLHDPTALNIRAGDVIMVLEQHMDGRWKGHIHDTQRGTDRVGFFPPSIVEVISRRNGGTLSRHASLPTQRQQQLSRAPLSSSLSSAPQTDDSYTLYAPPTHVVLPLANGLTTNTAGDRNSVGSTGSVGSTRSAGSGQSTESNNAPNGLQHNGGHHDNANKPAPSAVDSGHLDCSKQPDLPAAGGTPRRQTVTVQRPAEQSFSQQFVRPQQLLEGKDAEAIYQWLSEFQLQQYTGNFINAGYDVPTISRMTPEDLTAIGVTKPGHRKKISIEINNLNIPEWLPEYIPSDLGEWLSAIGLPQYHKKLSENGYDSISIVKDLTWEDLQEIGITKLGHQKKLMLAVKKLSDIQRAILQAESGQGTLRRKAPGALHLVTIEPPDSSGECSSPHTPKMLTFQDSELSAELQTAMSSHYGGCEEGLAIKNAVGMSQSQESIDTRSRGSGRSQEPPTASINPHSWSQESLEGSPAKERNLPEGWDQRPLQQQPLPKQVPLGTATVFKYPAIPAKPKLSGSRGPSPHGSPALKGFSYLHSHCGSTDLSSSPRPENHSMTLTPPKKRTQTRHALSDGEPDEDDDEPAFRSGNLSSYATLTRKPGRSQLARLQASPDKNGNVGRSQSFAVRARKKGPPPPPPKRLSSVSSTTSGELSDSSTTSSAGGAVTDSPVSVRSIAASLEGRTEGKNPPGPKPDLAQQEPPPSSLSSAGQEPREAGGVRRRVQSECIPSQTSSCTEVDRGVKSDSEEEESRGRGLDSSSSPQNSSSECIPFAEEGNLTIKQRPKAPGPPRAEAVLEPPEKQAAKSLDVPEFNLKESDTVKRRHKPKDKEQRGGSPGREGAVEAGSESSSSRPPSQCQDEVSLRISEVSLDRPASPATGSPIKPPLSPKPAVAPKPLRHSLLASQAAGLPSPSVTVSVVQSVAFTSPSSPSHGPPAPALAPQSPSLTSARPQVCVVGPGLIPESSCGTEVVQQRLDQTSTSLAAALKAVERKLEDDSDSGSNTVKSAGTILDDIGNMFDDLADQLDAMLD